A single Chroogloeocystis siderophila 5.2 s.c.1 DNA region contains:
- a CDS encoding BamA/TamA family outer membrane protein encodes MRSNTAIYTLIGLTAIELIYTSLATASPQVVPSSDVQYYQEYQNAVVIRTSESTSNSTRVATTLQQLPAARNELFVTATDVQIVGASEELQQIARNAIKTRVGGETSESQLQQDVAAILATNLFNNATVSSNPTATGLNVVFQVEPVVVRSLQLANAKALPQNVAIERIKLQIGNPISPTALSQSVEQINEWYAQNGYTLARVIAIRPNPQGVLTLEVAEGLINDVKFRFSDEDGRFVDDQGKPIQGRTQPDFLRRELHVKPGQVFREETVKQDLQQLYQLGLFQNVRVALEGDATKVDVIYDLTEAPARAANLGGGYNDDSGLFATVSYKDFNFSGVNDSIGADIQISRRDIQFDTNFTSPYRASNPDRFGYQVNAFRRRGISQTFDGDVSLPNDDRPREGQFGGSVTLQRPIDDWQASMGLNYKRTSIRDRAGNISPQDELGNPLTLSGTGIDDLTTISFTATRDFRNNLINPTEGSVLSLSAEQSIPIGQGAISMSRLRANYSQYVPVDLVGSDRDSEVFAFNVQGGTTIGDLPPYEAFNLGGLNSVRGYGIGEVGSGRSFVLASAEYRFPILDFLGGVVFADFASDLGSGDTVLGEPAVVRDKPGTGFGYGAGVRVNSPIGLIRADFGFNDQGESRVQFGFGHRF; translated from the coding sequence ATGCGTTCTAATACTGCCATTTATACCTTGATTGGGCTGACTGCTATAGAGTTAATTTATACATCACTGGCGACGGCTAGCCCTCAAGTTGTTCCCAGCAGTGATGTGCAGTATTATCAAGAATATCAAAATGCGGTTGTTATTCGCACGAGCGAATCAACATCAAATTCAACACGCGTAGCAACGACTTTGCAGCAGTTACCCGCAGCGCGTAACGAGTTGTTTGTAACTGCAACAGATGTCCAAATCGTTGGCGCAAGCGAAGAATTACAGCAAATCGCACGCAATGCGATTAAAACTCGTGTCGGGGGAGAAACGAGTGAAAGTCAATTACAACAAGATGTCGCCGCAATTTTAGCAACAAATTTATTTAACAATGCTACGGTGAGTAGTAACCCGACGGCTACAGGGTTAAACGTTGTGTTTCAGGTGGAACCTGTAGTTGTGCGCTCGCTGCAACTTGCAAACGCAAAAGCTTTACCACAAAATGTAGCAATAGAGCGCATAAAACTGCAAATCGGTAATCCAATTAGTCCAACAGCGCTCAGCCAAAGTGTCGAGCAAATTAATGAGTGGTATGCTCAAAATGGCTATACCCTAGCGCGGGTTATCGCAATTCGCCCTAACCCACAAGGCGTACTCACGCTAGAAGTCGCAGAAGGATTAATTAACGATGTCAAATTCCGCTTTTCTGATGAAGATGGGCGATTTGTTGATGATCAAGGTAAGCCAATTCAAGGACGAACGCAACCTGATTTTCTCCGGCGTGAATTGCATGTCAAACCTGGGCAAGTTTTCCGCGAAGAAACTGTTAAACAAGACTTACAACAACTGTATCAACTGGGATTATTCCAAAACGTCCGCGTCGCGTTAGAAGGCGATGCAACAAAAGTTGATGTCATTTATGACTTGACAGAAGCGCCCGCACGTGCTGCAAACTTAGGGGGGGGCTACAATGATGATAGCGGGTTGTTTGCGACAGTCAGTTATAAAGACTTTAATTTTAGCGGCGTGAATGATTCGATTGGGGCTGATATCCAAATCAGTCGCCGCGATATTCAATTTGATACAAATTTCACAAGTCCGTATCGCGCGAGTAACCCCGATCGCTTCGGGTATCAAGTTAATGCATTTCGCCGTCGCGGAATCTCGCAAACCTTTGATGGTGATGTTTCGTTACCAAACGACGATCGCCCACGCGAAGGACAATTTGGCGGAAGCGTTACTTTACAGCGCCCGATTGATGATTGGCAAGCGTCAATGGGGTTAAACTACAAACGTACCAGTATCCGTGATCGCGCCGGTAATATTTCTCCTCAAGATGAGTTAGGAAATCCCTTAACATTAAGCGGTACAGGAATCGACGATTTGACAACGATCTCTTTTACAGCAACGCGCGATTTTCGCAACAACTTGATCAATCCGACAGAAGGTTCCGTACTCAGCCTCAGCGCGGAACAGTCAATTCCCATCGGTCAAGGTGCAATTTCGATGAGTCGCCTGCGTGCGAATTATAGTCAATATGTTCCGGTTGATCTCGTTGGTAGCGATCGCGATTCTGAAGTGTTTGCTTTTAACGTTCAAGGTGGAACAACAATTGGCGATTTACCACCGTATGAAGCATTTAACTTAGGCGGTTTGAATTCAGTACGCGGTTATGGTATTGGAGAAGTTGGCAGTGGGCGATCGTTTGTGTTAGCTTCGGCAGAATACCGCTTTCCGATTCTCGATTTTCTAGGAGGAGTCGTTTTTGCTGACTTTGCTTCCGATTTAGGTTCAGGAGACACAGTACTTGGAGAACCTGCGGTAGTGCGCGATAAACCAGGAACAGGCTTTGGCTATGGTGCTGGTGTGCGAGTAAATTCACCGATTGGCTTAATTCGTGCTGATTTTGGATTCAATGACCAAGGAGAAAGTCGCGTACAATTCGGATTCGGTCATCGCTTTTAA
- a CDS encoding serine/threonine protein kinase: protein MLVGKKLQRGKYTLDQEIGRGGFGITFKATHHYLGQVVVIKTINEELRQHPDFVSFYRQFQDEARRLATCVHPNIVRVSDFFVEDALPYMVMDYVPGQTLDQVVFPNNPLPEATAIHYIRQISAALQVVHKNNLLHRDVKPQNIILRQGTQEVVLIDFGIAREFTPGHTQTHTNIVSEGYAPIEQYLPHAPRTPATDVYGLAATLYSLLTAKVPVAASLRDRVPMQTPRDLQPQLSIAINQAVMRGMAVEAKFRPATVAEWLALLPSASFTAAEMQTQPISTHAAATIAVIPQPQSVEPPRQVVVPQRRRGLSGIVLGLGAAAIAGVAAVAVANVLSEDDAQPTAPAIVPPGNIQQAGENDTQITPSPQTEATIPPEEPAPFRWRPRNRVEPEESVTPSPSPAESPVPDPATESPAVVDTPQPTTEPPSEEPSPTEEAPSIVVPTQPASPIPPEATGEPQTGDNLDAPPQSPEPQPE, encoded by the coding sequence ATGCTAGTAGGAAAAAAATTGCAACGCGGGAAATACACGCTAGACCAAGAAATTGGGCGCGGTGGCTTTGGAATTACGTTTAAAGCGACTCACCACTACTTAGGTCAAGTTGTCGTTATTAAAACAATCAACGAAGAACTACGTCAGCATCCTGATTTTGTCAGTTTCTATCGGCAATTTCAGGATGAAGCCCGCAGATTAGCGACTTGCGTCCATCCTAATATTGTCCGCGTGAGCGATTTTTTTGTGGAAGACGCATTACCTTATATGGTGATGGACTACGTTCCTGGTCAAACGCTGGATCAAGTTGTTTTTCCTAACAATCCACTTCCAGAAGCAACGGCAATTCACTACATTCGCCAAATTTCAGCAGCTTTACAAGTAGTACATAAAAATAATTTATTACATCGCGACGTTAAACCACAAAATATTATCTTACGCCAAGGTACGCAGGAAGTTGTTTTAATTGACTTTGGTATTGCTCGCGAATTTACTCCAGGTCACACACAAACACATACAAATATTGTTTCCGAAGGCTACGCACCAATCGAACAGTATCTACCTCACGCACCGCGTACACCCGCAACCGATGTGTACGGTTTAGCAGCAACATTATATTCGTTATTAACTGCGAAAGTTCCTGTCGCCGCAAGTTTACGCGATCGCGTCCCGATGCAAACACCCCGCGATCTCCAACCGCAACTGAGTATCGCGATTAACCAAGCTGTCATGCGTGGAATGGCGGTAGAAGCAAAGTTTCGCCCTGCAACAGTCGCAGAATGGCTTGCTTTATTACCTTCAGCTTCTTTCACTGCGGCGGAGATGCAAACACAACCCATATCCACTCATGCCGCCGCCACAATCGCGGTAATTCCCCAACCGCAATCTGTTGAACCGCCACGACAGGTGGTTGTCCCTCAGCGTAGACGGGGGTTATCTGGGATTGTACTCGGTCTTGGTGCTGCTGCGATCGCCGGAGTGGCTGCGGTTGCTGTTGCAAATGTGTTGTCTGAAGATGATGCTCAACCAACTGCACCGGCGATCGTTCCACCAGGTAATATTCAACAAGCTGGTGAAAATGACACCCAAATCACGCCATCACCGCAAACCGAAGCAACGATACCCCCAGAAGAACCAGCGCCTTTTCGTTGGCGTCCGCGTAACCGTGTTGAACCAGAAGAATCAGTAACACCATCACCATCTCCAGCGGAATCGCCTGTACCAGATCCAGCAACCGAATCGCCTGCTGTAGTAGACACGCCACAACCTACAACTGAACCACCCTCTGAAGAACCATCACCGACAGAAGAAGCACCATCAATTGTAGTTCCAACACAACCTGCTTCCCCAATACCACCCGAAGCAACTGGAGAACCACAAACGGGTGATAATTTAGATGCACCTCCTCAATCTCCAGAGCCTCAGCCAGAATAA